The following are from one region of the Gammaproteobacteria bacterium genome:
- a CDS encoding ATP-binding cassette domain-containing protein — protein MSKRECIIEIESLYTRFGNHTVHRDINLQVYRGEILTLIGGSGSGKTTLLRQMLGLEQPAQGSVKIFGSSGADPGFDQQKKCVRSRSGVLFQQGALFSALTVFDNVALPLRELHTLSEDMIRDLVMIKLDMVAIEPEHANKMPAALSGGMIKRVALARALALDPEVLFLDEPTAGLDPELSESFVELVLALRNEMDLTIVMVTHDLDTLVALSDRIAVLADQRVVVIGTLDEIYRHPHPFITSFFKSIRHKIEQKNNSEHTWKTAPTPS, from the coding sequence ATGAGCAAACGCGAGTGTATTATCGAGATCGAATCGCTGTACACACGATTCGGCAATCATACTGTCCATCGCGATATCAATTTACAAGTCTACCGGGGTGAAATTCTGACACTCATTGGCGGATCGGGCAGCGGAAAAACGACACTATTGCGCCAAATGCTCGGATTGGAGCAACCCGCGCAAGGCAGCGTCAAAATTTTCGGCAGCAGCGGTGCCGATCCCGGCTTCGACCAGCAAAAAAAATGCGTGCGCAGCCGCTCGGGGGTGCTTTTTCAACAAGGCGCATTGTTTAGCGCGCTGACGGTGTTTGACAACGTCGCACTGCCTTTACGTGAGCTGCATACGTTAAGTGAAGATATGATTCGCGATCTCGTCATGATCAAACTCGATATGGTGGCCATCGAACCAGAGCATGCGAACAAAATGCCGGCCGCTTTATCCGGCGGCATGATCAAGCGTGTCGCTCTGGCGCGCGCGCTGGCCTTGGATCCGGAAGTGCTGTTTCTCGACGAACCGACTGCCGGATTGGATCCCGAGTTGAGTGAAAGCTTCGTCGAGCTGGTGCTGGCGTTGCGTAACGAAATGGATCTGACCATTGTCATGGTAACGCACGATCTGGATACGCTAGTCGCACTATCGGACCGGATTGCCGTTTTAGCGGATCAGCGGGTCGTGGTCATCGGCACCTTGGATGAAATTTACCGCCATCCGCACCCTTTCATCACCAGCTTTTTCAAAAGTATACGACATAAAATTGAGCAAAAAAACAACTCGGAGCACACATGGAAAACCGCGCCCACGCCCTCGTAG
- a CDS encoding MCE family protein translates to MENRAHALVAGIFVIFLSITIALVAIWFSGSNIQRTAYLVVTKESVNGLNPQSAVHYRGVNIGKVENIEFDPGDPQQILVHISVNENVILRNSVYAQLGYQGVTGLAYIQLNDEGIGTEQLASDARIPMRRSLLDEVAGYGQDLLSNVNQLVLKMHHLLNDENQNHFSKILQNIQHATSDFDGIAEHLQPVLHSFTELTSESATLVKRLDQLLGEINITVGKINQKDGIFDSLSQSTQELTTTIPELRKVSDSIVRSSNNLDKVLHQLEENPQSVLFGRTPTLPGPGEAGFVPPSRNTQ, encoded by the coding sequence ATGGAAAACCGCGCCCACGCCCTCGTAGCCGGCATTTTTGTCATTTTCCTCAGTATCACGATCGCTTTAGTCGCGATCTGGTTTAGCGGTAGCAACATCCAGCGCACCGCTTATCTCGTCGTCACCAAGGAATCGGTGAACGGACTCAATCCGCAATCGGCGGTGCATTACCGCGGCGTTAATATCGGCAAGGTTGAAAATATCGAATTCGATCCCGGCGATCCGCAGCAAATTCTCGTGCATATCTCAGTGAACGAGAATGTTATACTGAGAAACAGCGTGTATGCGCAGCTTGGCTATCAAGGCGTTACCGGGCTGGCCTACATTCAGCTGAACGATGAGGGTATTGGCACTGAACAACTGGCGAGCGATGCGCGCATTCCGATGCGCCGTTCATTACTCGACGAAGTCGCCGGATACGGACAGGACTTGCTCAGCAACGTCAATCAATTGGTATTAAAAATGCATCACCTGCTGAACGATGAAAATCAAAATCATTTTTCTAAAATTCTGCAAAATATTCAGCATGCCACCAGTGATTTTGACGGTATCGCGGAGCATTTGCAGCCGGTATTGCATTCTTTCACCGAATTGACAAGCGAATCCGCCACCCTGGTCAAGCGATTGGATCAGTTGTTGGGTGAAATTAATATTACCGTAGGCAAAATTAATCAGAAAGACGGTATTTTCGATAGCTTATCGCAAAGCACACAAGAGCTGACAACGACCATTCCGGAATTGCGCAAGGTCAGCGACAGTATTGTTCGTAGTTCCAATAATTTGGACAAAGTGCTTCATCAATTGGAAGAAAACCCGCAAAGCGTGTTGTTTGGCCGTACTCCCACCCTGCCGGGGCCTGGAGAAGCCGGTTTTGTTCCACCCAGCAGGAATACCCAATGA